Proteins found in one candidate division KSB1 bacterium genomic segment:
- a CDS encoding DUF1501 domain-containing protein: MNRRDFIQVMMPLAGMPVVWPMWSFAKPLMGSGKSKYPTNFPNDGRVLVLVQMAGGNDGLNTIVPFGHDAYYTARPQLAIPKDQVIKLNNEVGFHPGLKPLQPMFDSGAFSIVHGVGYPNPDRSHFRSTDIWLTGSGSEDVASTGWLGRYFDLLCPPGEECGTYGPPAIQIGLTSSLALLGREQKGIALQNPLQFYELVQRQGSGHNPTPKPTPTTPAGKELEFLRDTAASAFEFAGDIVKAYDSKNNLVQYPNESLAAQLQIVARMIAGGLSTRVYIVSIRGFDTHAGQLGVHQALLDEMATSITAFYQDLAALGVADRVVGLCFSEFGRRVKENASLGTDHGTSAPIFMFGKPIVGGIHGNQPSLTDLENGDLKMVFDYRQIYASVLEQWLLGDSAKILGGSFNTLPLINSTTKVEDRQNTAVPETYFLAQNYPNPFNPQTTISFGLPRRTHVQLVILNNLGQEIERLIDGEQPAGRHTISWSANGHASGMYFYRLRAGSFEETKRMSLVR; this comes from the coding sequence ATGAATCGACGCGATTTTATACAAGTGATGATGCCGCTGGCGGGAATGCCGGTGGTGTGGCCGATGTGGTCGTTCGCCAAGCCGCTGATGGGCTCCGGCAAATCAAAATATCCGACCAATTTTCCCAACGACGGCCGGGTGTTGGTGCTGGTGCAAATGGCCGGCGGCAACGACGGCTTGAACACGATTGTGCCGTTTGGGCACGACGCCTATTACACGGCGCGGCCGCAATTGGCGATTCCGAAAGATCAAGTCATCAAGTTAAACAACGAAGTCGGTTTTCATCCGGGGCTGAAACCTTTGCAGCCGATGTTTGACAGCGGCGCGTTTTCGATCGTGCACGGCGTGGGTTATCCCAATCCCGATCGCTCGCATTTTCGCTCGACCGACATTTGGCTGACCGGATCCGGCTCCGAAGATGTCGCAAGCACCGGCTGGCTGGGACGTTATTTCGATCTCTTGTGCCCGCCGGGAGAAGAGTGCGGCACTTACGGCCCGCCGGCGATTCAAATTGGTTTGACCTCATCTCTCGCGCTGTTGGGTCGCGAGCAAAAAGGCATTGCGTTGCAAAATCCTCTGCAATTTTACGAACTCGTGCAACGCCAAGGCTCCGGGCACAATCCGACCCCCAAGCCCACACCAACGACGCCGGCCGGAAAGGAGCTCGAGTTTTTGCGCGACACGGCGGCTTCGGCGTTTGAATTTGCCGGCGATATTGTGAAGGCCTACGACAGCAAAAATAATCTCGTACAATATCCGAACGAGTCTCTCGCCGCGCAACTGCAAATCGTGGCGCGCATGATTGCCGGCGGCTTGAGCACGCGCGTCTACATCGTTTCCATTCGCGGCTTTGATACGCACGCCGGGCAGTTGGGGGTGCACCAGGCGCTGTTGGATGAAATGGCTACATCGATCACAGCGTTTTATCAGGATCTTGCCGCGCTCGGCGTCGCTGATCGTGTCGTGGGTTTGTGCTTTTCCGAATTTGGCCGCCGGGTAAAAGAAAACGCCAGCCTCGGCACCGACCACGGCACTTCGGCGCCGATTTTTATGTTCGGCAAACCGATTGTCGGCGGCATTCACGGCAACCAGCCGAGCTTGACCGATCTTGAAAACGGCGATTTGAAAATGGTTTTTGATTATCGCCAAATTTATGCTTCGGTGCTGGAGCAATGGCTCCTCGGCGATTCCGCCAAAATTCTCGGCGGCTCGTTCAACACCTTGCCACTCATCAATTCTACCACGAAAGTCGAGGACCGTCAGAATACGGCGGTTCCCGAAACCTATTTTCTGGCGCAAAATTATCCGAATCCGTTCAATCCGCAAACCACCATTTCATTCGGCCTGCCGCGCCGCACGCACGTGCAGTTGGTGATTCTCAACAATCTCGGCCAGGAAATCGAGCGGCTGATTGATGGCGAACAGCCGGCCGGCCGGCACACCATAAGCTGGTCTGCCAACGGCCATGCAAGTGGAATGTATTTTTATCGCCTGCGGGCGGGAAGCTTTGAGGAGACGAAGCGGATGAGCCTGGTGCGATGA
- a CDS encoding ECF transporter S component — MHYREIILMAIFIALAVAGGLFLAQFPNIELVTATIFLSGLLLGVGRGAVIGAVAEFLYSFFNPYGVAAPPLLVAQVISMALAGATGGFVRNLLGRRQPPVWLLGLAGFGLTFVFDLLTTLSFTLVVGLGLQGFLAAVTFGLYFYLVHQASNTLIFVLLLPILLRQLRHVPVLQAFVPTLKTMPPAEVQPSLGFSAERKS; from the coding sequence ATGCACTATCGCGAAATCATTCTCATGGCCATTTTCATTGCGCTCGCCGTCGCCGGGGGATTGTTTTTGGCGCAATTTCCGAATATCGAACTGGTGACCGCGACCATTTTTCTCAGCGGCCTGCTGCTCGGCGTCGGCCGCGGCGCCGTCATCGGCGCGGTGGCGGAATTTCTTTATTCGTTTTTTAATCCGTATGGCGTTGCTGCGCCGCCCTTGCTCGTGGCGCAAGTCATCAGCATGGCCCTGGCCGGCGCAACCGGCGGCTTCGTGCGAAATCTCCTTGGCCGCCGTCAACCGCCGGTTTGGCTGTTGGGGCTTGCCGGCTTCGGCCTCACCTTTGTCTTTGATCTGCTCACCACCTTGAGTTTTACGCTTGTCGTTGGATTGGGCCTGCAAGGTTTTCTCGCCGCCGTGACGTTTGGCCTATACTTTTATCTTGTCCATCAAGCCTCAAATACATTGATCTTCGTTTTATTGCTGCCAATTCTCCTGCGCCAGTTGCGGCACGTGCCGGTTCTTCAGGCGTTCGTGCCGACGCTCAAAACAATGCCGCCGGCGGAAGTGCAGCCGTCACTTGGTTTCTCAGCCGAAAGGAAATCTTGA
- a CDS encoding glycosyltransferase family 4 protein, which yields MRILYLSQYFPPEVGATQTRSYEMAAGLVRAGHQVTMIAEVPNHPSGIIPPEYRGKFYERTRLDGIEVIRVWVKASPVKNFRNRLVFYLSYMMTAIFAGLFFARGKYDVIYATSPPLFAGAAGLSLSYLRRIPFVFEVRDLWPESAVVMGELQNPGAIAWAEKLEKACYRRARRIVAATDGIRRRLIERKLPAEKITFIPNGANLKIFQPRPEEGKQRRAELGLNGKFVVLYAGILGVAQGLETLIEAARLLAEHHDIHFLFIGEGPKKNDLIASAARAQLNNIILLGEKPQKEMAGYFSAADVALVPLRNLELFQGALPSKMFEAWACACPVVLSVNGEAQTVLQQAQAGLHAPPEDAAAIADAILKLKNAPAARRQMGENGRRFVMQNYSRERAAQKLEELLTQTIMTQKPR from the coding sequence ATGCGCATTCTCTATCTCTCGCAATATTTTCCTCCGGAAGTCGGCGCAACGCAAACCCGCTCGTATGAAATGGCGGCCGGCCTCGTTCGCGCCGGCCATCAGGTGACGATGATCGCCGAGGTGCCGAATCATCCCAGCGGCATCATTCCGCCGGAATATCGCGGCAAATTTTACGAACGCACCAGGCTTGACGGCATCGAAGTCATTCGCGTGTGGGTCAAAGCCTCGCCGGTGAAAAATTTTCGCAATCGCCTGGTGTTTTATTTGAGCTACATGATGACGGCCATTTTCGCCGGTTTGTTTTTCGCGCGTGGAAAGTATGACGTCATTTACGCCACCTCGCCGCCGCTGTTTGCCGGCGCGGCCGGATTGTCGCTCAGTTATTTGCGGCGCATCCCCTTCGTCTTCGAAGTGCGCGATCTCTGGCCGGAATCCGCAGTGGTAATGGGCGAATTGCAAAACCCTGGCGCGATTGCCTGGGCCGAAAAATTGGAAAAAGCTTGTTACCGGCGTGCGCGGCGGATCGTTGCCGCCACCGACGGCATTCGCCGCCGGCTGATCGAACGCAAGCTGCCGGCGGAAAAAATAACTTTTATTCCCAACGGCGCCAACCTGAAAATTTTTCAGCCGCGGCCCGAAGAGGGAAAACAGCGGCGCGCCGAGCTTGGTTTGAACGGCAAGTTCGTTGTTCTTTACGCCGGCATCTTGGGCGTGGCGCAAGGGCTGGAAACTCTCATCGAAGCGGCACGTTTGCTCGCAGAGCATCATGACATTCATTTTCTTTTTATTGGCGAAGGCCCGAAAAAAAACGACCTCATTGCCTCGGCGGCGCGGGCACAATTAAACAATATCATTCTGCTCGGCGAGAAACCGCAAAAAGAAATGGCCGGTTATTTCTCCGCCGCCGATGTGGCGCTGGTGCCGTTGCGAAACTTGGAACTGTTTCAAGGCGCGTTGCCGTCGAAGATGTTCGAGGCGTGGGCCTGCGCCTGTCCGGTGGTGCTGAGCGTAAACGGCGAAGCGCAAACCGTTTTGCAGCAAGCGCAAGCCGGCCTTCACGCGCCGCCGGAAGACGCCGCCGCCATTGCCGACGCCATTCTCAAATTGAAAAACGCCCCGGCAGCGCGCCGGCAAATGGGAGAAAACGGCCGCCGCTTTGTGATGCAAAACTACTCGCGCGAGCGCGCCGCACAAAAATTAGAAGAACTCTTGACGCAAACGATCATGACGCAAAAACCACGATAA
- a CDS encoding undecaprenyl/decaprenyl-phosphate alpha-N-acetylglucosaminyl 1-phosphate transferase, which yields MLALIYVYLFLLSLLLALIFVPMARRLAFHLNMIDHPDPSGRKAHAQARPLLGGLAIYFAFTLALLAQILGFHFFQNQAWFSSRWPFLTEQSRHFLEVLPKLLAIWGGATLMVILGFIDDRRGAGFSYKIKFIIQIAAACLLPLAGVRTDFMPSTVLNAFITIIWIVGITNAFNLLDNMDGLSAGIAVIAAAIFFLITTAQAQVFSAMIFALFAGAAAGFLIHNFNPAKIFMGDTGSLFLGYMLAALSITSSYVVPTSVNLLPVISPLLILSLPIFDTLSVMMIRRREGRPLFIGDRRHFSHRLVELGMSQRGAVIFIYLVALSIGLAAALLPYLPLWGQILVLLQTVAIYLMITILMHVAKRRWQFNGRDRLA from the coding sequence ATGCTTGCCCTCATTTATGTTTATCTTTTTTTACTGTCCTTGCTGCTCGCATTGATTTTTGTGCCGATGGCGCGCCGGCTGGCTTTTCATTTGAATATGATCGATCATCCCGACCCCTCGGGGCGCAAAGCGCACGCGCAGGCGCGGCCTCTGCTTGGCGGCCTGGCGATCTATTTCGCCTTTACGCTCGCTTTGCTTGCGCAAATTCTGGGGTTTCATTTTTTTCAAAATCAGGCGTGGTTTTCCTCGCGCTGGCCGTTTTTAACCGAACAATCGCGCCATTTTCTCGAGGTCTTGCCGAAATTGCTGGCGATTTGGGGCGGCGCTACGCTGATGGTCATCCTGGGATTCATCGACGACCGTCGCGGCGCCGGATTTTCTTACAAAATCAAATTCATCATCCAAATCGCCGCCGCGTGTCTGTTGCCGCTCGCCGGCGTGCGCACCGACTTCATGCCCTCGACCGTACTCAATGCCTTCATCACGATCATCTGGATCGTCGGCATTACCAACGCCTTCAATTTGCTCGACAACATGGACGGGCTTTCGGCCGGCATCGCGGTGATTGCCGCCGCCATCTTTTTTTTGATCACCACGGCGCAGGCACAAGTTTTTTCCGCGATGATCTTTGCGTTGTTTGCCGGCGCGGCTGCGGGTTTTCTCATTCATAATTTCAATCCCGCAAAAATTTTCATGGGCGACACCGGCAGCTTGTTTTTGGGCTACATGCTCGCCGCGCTCTCCATCACCAGCAGTTACGTCGTGCCCACCAGCGTCAATCTTTTGCCCGTCATCTCGCCGCTCTTGATTCTCAGCCTGCCGATTTTCGACACGCTGTCGGTGATGATGATTCGGCGGCGCGAAGGCCGGCCACTGTTCATCGGCGACCGCCGCCATTTTTCCCATCGGCTGGTCGAGCTGGGCATGAGCCAGCGCGGCGCGGTGATTTTCATTTATCTCGTTGCCCTCAGCATCGGCCTCGCCGCCGCCCTCCTGCCCTATTTGCCGTTATGGGGGCAAATTCTCGTGCTTCTGCAAACCGTCGCGATTTACCTCATGATTACGATCTTGATGCATGTCGCCAAACGGCGGTGGCAATTCAACGGGCGCGATAGGCTTGCCTAA
- a CDS encoding glycosyltransferase family 4 protein encodes MSIHIAMLLSNPFRPDPRVHKEARSLVEAGYKVTVICWDRQADLTEHETIDGIEIRRLVIPSGYGVGGRQVFHLPRFWRRALRVLRHLQPDIIHCHDLDTAPAGFWYARAHGLPWIFDAHECYPEQVRGLRVNRFIYCLLLFLERQMTRRASYVITIGSLLAQRFRAMGGRVAVVGNYQPLADFNPTTGISRAALGLRPEAFVVAYIGGFTPGRVILPLIRATQYAPEVIVLLLGDGPQRKMIEAEISKYPRARYLGRVPPGQVPNYTALADVIYYGLNHQIPDDNIHYSSPNALFNALAAGKPLLTGNLGEIARIVQEEQCGLIVEPLTPESLADAIKQLRDPAVRAVMSINARRAAQEKYNWQVAAATLLRLYQQLNQEKR; translated from the coding sequence ATGTCCATTCATATCGCGATGCTTCTTTCCAATCCGTTTCGTCCCGATCCGCGTGTGCACAAAGAGGCGCGCAGTTTGGTCGAGGCCGGCTACAAAGTCACCGTGATCTGTTGGGATCGGCAGGCCGATCTGACGGAGCACGAAACCATCGACGGCATTGAAATTCGACGTCTCGTGATCCCTTCCGGTTATGGCGTCGGCGGCCGGCAAGTTTTTCATCTGCCGCGGTTCTGGCGACGGGCGTTGCGCGTATTGCGCCATCTACAACCCGACATTATTCACTGTCACGATTTAGACACCGCGCCCGCTGGCTTTTGGTACGCCCGCGCACATGGCTTGCCGTGGATTTTCGACGCGCACGAATGTTATCCGGAGCAGGTGCGAGGATTGCGCGTCAATCGTTTCATTTATTGTTTATTGCTCTTTTTAGAACGACAGATGACTCGCCGCGCCAGTTATGTGATAACCATCGGCAGCCTGCTCGCACAAAGATTTCGTGCGATGGGCGGCCGTGTCGCAGTGGTCGGCAATTATCAACCGCTTGCCGATTTTAATCCAACAACTGGCATCTCTCGCGCCGCCCTGGGATTGCGCCCCGAGGCTTTTGTTGTCGCGTATATCGGCGGGTTTACACCGGGGCGAGTGATTTTACCTCTCATTCGGGCCACACAATACGCGCCGGAAGTGATCGTGCTTTTGCTCGGCGATGGACCGCAGCGCAAAATGATCGAAGCCGAGATATCAAAATATCCGCGCGCCCGTTATCTCGGACGCGTGCCGCCGGGGCAGGTGCCGAATTACACAGCGCTAGCGGACGTCATTTATTATGGCTTGAACCATCAAATCCCCGACGACAATATTCATTATAGCTCGCCGAATGCGCTGTTCAATGCGCTCGCCGCCGGCAAGCCGCTGTTGACCGGCAACCTCGGTGAAATTGCCCGCATCGTGCAGGAGGAACAATGCGGATTGATCGTCGAACCGCTCACACCGGAAAGTTTGGCGGATGCCATCAAACAACTGCGCGATCCGGCCGTTCGCGCCGTCATGTCAATCAACGCCCGCCGCGCAGCGCAGGAGAAATATAACTGGCAGGTTGCTGCGGCAACGCTTTTGCGCCTCTATCAACAACTCAATCAGGAGAAGAGATGA
- a CDS encoding methyltransferase domain-containing protein has protein sequence MNKRLSEILRCPGCQSKLDLKIYHEDSAEVIAGLLICGCGEKFPVHRGVPRMFLSAKHGVAPDFVNEFAGQLQTDAPEFLSRAQHWSAKDFSFSAQWENYEYSDETWEIKLADRVRFFYRYLKTPLGALNGALVLDAGCGNGTLSAALAASGPEIVAVDFSTSVERAHRHRAAFAKDRADHVHYVQADLQQPPFSRNTFDIIYSDGVLHHTPDTRTSFNALAPLVKSGGKFFVWLYRKDLSLYFRLKAVIILIIRTVLRRFPRPLRSAFCFAVAALMLVVLRLWRWLGFKSRRKIIPLKLKATNLMDTFTPQFKHEHTPAEVKPWFEAQGFRDVEDTTIYELRLGDFGFGMLGVKK, from the coding sequence ATGAACAAACGCTTGTCGGAGATACTCCGTTGCCCGGGCTGTCAGAGCAAATTGGATTTAAAAATCTACCACGAAGATTCGGCGGAAGTGATTGCCGGACTCCTCATCTGTGGTTGTGGAGAAAAGTTTCCCGTGCATCGAGGCGTTCCACGCATGTTCCTTTCGGCAAAGCATGGCGTTGCTCCTGATTTTGTGAACGAGTTTGCCGGCCAGTTGCAAACCGATGCGCCGGAATTTTTATCCCGCGCCCAACATTGGAGCGCGAAAGATTTTTCTTTTTCAGCGCAATGGGAAAATTACGAATACAGCGATGAAACGTGGGAAATCAAACTCGCCGATCGGGTGCGATTTTTTTATCGCTATTTAAAAACACCCCTGGGCGCGCTCAACGGCGCACTCGTGCTCGACGCCGGCTGCGGCAATGGCACGCTCAGCGCCGCGCTGGCGGCCTCCGGTCCTGAAATCGTGGCCGTGGATTTCAGCACGAGTGTGGAAAGGGCGCATCGGCATCGGGCCGCGTTCGCAAAAGATCGCGCCGATCACGTGCACTATGTTCAGGCTGATCTTCAGCAGCCGCCCTTTAGCCGCAATACCTTTGACATCATTTACAGCGACGGTGTGCTGCATCATACGCCGGATACGAGAACCTCCTTCAATGCGCTCGCACCGCTGGTTAAAAGCGGCGGAAAATTTTTTGTCTGGCTTTATCGCAAAGATCTCTCGCTCTATTTTCGCCTGAAAGCCGTGATCATTCTCATCATCCGCACCGTGTTGCGGCGATTTCCGCGCCCGCTGCGATCGGCCTTTTGTTTTGCCGTTGCCGCCCTCATGCTGGTGGTTCTGCGCTTATGGCGTTGGCTCGGCTTCAAAAGCCGGCGCAAAATCATACCGCTCAAACTCAAAGCGACAAATTTAATGGACACCTTTACGCCGCAATTCAAGCACGAGCATACGCCCGCGGAGGTCAAGCCGTGGTTTGAAGCGCAGGGTTTCAGAGACGTCGAAGACACCACGATTTATGAGCTTCGGCTCGGTGATTTTGGCTTCGGCATGCTGGGAGTCAAAAAATAA
- a CDS encoding DUF1800 domain-containing protein, which produces MTEVLSPVSSIDGGQTSRRRPAQPVIHWQPSPRRLDGYNLAGTTWGAPHIRHLLTRASFGVAVDEVNALLPYGKTQLVNRLFVEDPLPAPPGNWVNEPFDPVAYRNLTQAEQQAWQRANRLRIEEVRNWWILQMAARPFNLREKMTLFWHNHFTSEFDVVQLAQWIYLQHDTLRRNALGNFRNFLKAIYKDPAMLIYLDGVRNVARQPNENFARELLELFTMGVGNYTENDIKQAARAFTGWQIDSRNIGSTDPNKPVAFLNTRAHDTGVKTFFGKSGNFGGDEIIDIILEQPVVAEFICDKLYKFFVSRETDKAFVTQLANTFRQNNYEIKPVLQAIFESDHFYSDHAVASLIKSPIELGVSSVRMLKPRRVTPSYILRTAASLDQDLFNPPNVAGWPGQRSWINATTFVTRNVFSETYIMGGTIENPGNPNRTQIDVDAMAFARSFGVEKAPALVDAFTAHLLRYPLDEATRDFLITVLVGSADPNDWSLNYPGADRQVKDCLVQIMRLPEFQLM; this is translated from the coding sequence ATGACCGAAGTCTTAAGTCCTGTTTCATCCATTGACGGTGGCCAAACGTCGAGGCGAAGGCCGGCACAGCCGGTCATCCATTGGCAGCCGTCACCGCGCCGGCTGGATGGATACAATCTGGCCGGCACAACCTGGGGCGCGCCACACATCCGTCATCTGTTGACGCGCGCTTCCTTCGGCGTTGCGGTTGACGAGGTCAACGCGCTGCTGCCGTATGGCAAAACGCAGCTCGTGAATCGTCTCTTTGTCGAAGATCCGCTGCCGGCGCCACCCGGAAACTGGGTCAACGAGCCATTTGACCCGGTCGCCTACCGCAACTTGACCCAAGCCGAACAACAGGCGTGGCAGCGCGCCAATCGCCTCCGCATCGAAGAAGTGCGCAACTGGTGGATTCTGCAAATGGCCGCCAGGCCGTTCAACCTGCGCGAGAAGATGACGCTGTTTTGGCACAACCATTTTACCTCCGAGTTTGACGTCGTGCAACTGGCGCAGTGGATTTATCTCCAACACGATACACTCCGCCGAAACGCGCTCGGCAACTTCCGCAATTTTCTCAAAGCCATTTACAAAGATCCCGCCATGCTGATTTATCTCGACGGCGTGCGCAACGTCGCGCGACAGCCGAACGAGAATTTCGCGCGCGAACTGCTCGAATTGTTCACCATGGGCGTCGGCAATTATACCGAAAACGACATCAAACAAGCGGCACGCGCTTTCACCGGCTGGCAAATCGACAGCCGCAACATCGGCAGCACCGACCCGAACAAGCCGGTCGCGTTTTTGAACACGCGGGCGCATGACACCGGCGTCAAAACCTTTTTCGGCAAAAGCGGCAACTTCGGCGGCGACGAGATCATCGATATCATCCTGGAACAGCCAGTGGTCGCGGAATTCATCTGCGACAAATTGTATAAATTCTTTGTGAGCCGCGAAACGGACAAAGCCTTTGTGACACAGCTGGCGAACACGTTCCGCCAAAACAATTACGAGATCAAACCGGTGCTGCAGGCCATTTTTGAAAGCGACCATTTTTACAGCGATCACGCGGTGGCGTCTTTGATCAAAAGCCCGATTGAATTAGGCGTGAGCAGCGTGAGAATGCTCAAACCCAGGCGCGTCACCCCCTCCTACATTCTTCGCACCGCCGCCTCGCTCGATCAGGATCTCTTCAATCCGCCCAACGTCGCCGGCTGGCCCGGGCAGCGCAGTTGGATCAATGCCACCACCTTTGTGACGCGCAACGTTTTTTCTGAAACTTACATCATGGGCGGCACCATCGAGAATCCCGGCAATCCCAACCGCACGCAGATCGATGTCGACGCGATGGCTTTTGCGCGCAGCTTCGGCGTGGAAAAAGCCCCGGCTTTGGTCGATGCTTTTACCGCTCATTTGCTGCGTTATCCACTTGACGAGGCCACACGCGATTTCTTGATTACCGTGCTCGTCGGCAGCGCGGACCCCAACGATTGGTCACTGAATTATCCCGGTGCCGACCGGCAGGTCAAGGACTGCCTGGTGCAGATCATGCGCTTGCCGGAATTTCAACTCATGTGA
- the asnB gene encoding asparagine synthase (glutamine-hydrolyzing) translates to MCGIAGIFSLDPKTPVTSEQIQRMTDTIRHRGPDDDGIYVNGSIGLGHRRLAIIDRSPDGHQPMAGSEGATWIIYNGELYNYLELRAELKTKGHQFRSQSDTEVILHAYQEYGPDCLSRFNGMFALALWDEKLRRLFLARDRFGIKPLYFHRAAHQLLFASEIKALLPLLENRPQPNQQLVYDFLTTGMLDHTDDTFFTGIQKLPPAHYLLVTATGQETIKRYWDFAVSNEVIPLAEKVVEEKSREFFELFTDAVRAHLISDVTVGSCLSGGLDSSAVVSVISNLIAQKQAEAVGVRPQTFSACYKNSVIDEQRHIDVVVQSSGALSHRVFPQAAGFLQALPQLLWHQEEPFGGSSIYAQWEVMRLARENGVIVLLDGQGADEQLLGYRKFYVFYVLELLRRRRLLLGLKESAKHFSSWNVLKTLQLRRGLRYLPGRNFGSTATAKALLQNSFATRFDELSISLNRRADLGERIKADMTRFSLPVLLRYEDKNSMAFSREARVPFLDHRLVEYVAALPLNLKLRDGWTKYCLRRGAQNIVPRQILQRKDKLGFATPEDEWLRGALKDEVNNTFTTAFFLPEFIKRSELQNQFNAFISGKRPLLSSEFFFRFYILEKWAKTFFS, encoded by the coding sequence ATGTGCGGTATTGCCGGCATATTTTCTCTTGATCCTAAAACGCCTGTCACCTCCGAACAAATACAGAGAATGACGGACACCATCCGCCATCGCGGGCCGGATGATGACGGCATTTATGTCAACGGTTCAATCGGCCTCGGCCATCGCCGCCTGGCGATTATCGATCGTTCCCCTGATGGCCATCAACCGATGGCTGGCTCGGAGGGCGCGACGTGGATAATTTACAACGGCGAGCTTTATAATTATCTCGAATTGCGCGCGGAGCTAAAAACCAAGGGCCATCAATTCAGATCGCAAAGCGACACCGAAGTCATTTTGCACGCCTATCAAGAATATGGCCCGGATTGTCTGTCGCGTTTCAACGGCATGTTTGCCTTGGCGCTGTGGGATGAGAAACTGCGGCGCTTGTTTCTGGCACGCGACCGCTTCGGCATCAAACCGCTTTATTTTCATCGCGCCGCCCATCAGCTTCTTTTTGCCTCTGAAATCAAAGCGTTGCTGCCGCTGTTGGAAAATCGCCCGCAGCCCAATCAACAACTCGTTTATGATTTCCTGACCACGGGCATGCTCGATCACACCGACGATACTTTTTTTACGGGCATTCAAAAATTGCCGCCAGCGCATTACTTGCTCGTCACCGCCACGGGCCAGGAAACCATCAAACGCTATTGGGATTTTGCGGTGAGCAATGAGGTGATTCCGCTTGCGGAGAAAGTTGTGGAGGAGAAAAGCCGCGAGTTTTTCGAGCTTTTTACCGACGCGGTGCGCGCCCACTTGATCAGCGACGTCACTGTCGGCTCCTGCCTCAGCGGCGGTTTGGATTCTTCCGCCGTGGTGTCTGTCATCAGCAATCTCATCGCACAAAAGCAGGCCGAAGCTGTTGGCGTGCGCCCGCAAACATTTTCCGCCTGTTATAAAAATAGTGTTATTGACGAGCAGCGCCATATCGACGTCGTCGTCCAATCATCTGGTGCGCTTTCGCACCGCGTTTTTCCGCAAGCCGCCGGCTTCCTCCAGGCGTTGCCGCAATTGCTGTGGCATCAGGAGGAGCCGTTTGGCGGCAGCAGCATTTATGCGCAATGGGAAGTGATGCGGCTGGCGCGCGAAAACGGCGTGATTGTTTTGCTGGATGGTCAGGGCGCGGATGAACAACTGCTCGGCTATCGCAAATTTTACGTTTTTTATGTGCTGGAGCTGCTGCGCCGCCGTCGTCTGTTGTTGGGCTTGAAAGAATCGGCCAAACATTTCAGCTCGTGGAACGTTCTCAAAACTTTGCAACTGCGGCGCGGTTTGCGCTATTTGCCGGGAAGGAATTTCGGCTCGACCGCGACGGCGAAAGCGCTGTTGCAGAACAGCTTTGCCACGCGCTTTGACGAATTGTCCATTTCTTTGAATCGCCGAGCCGATCTCGGCGAGCGTATCAAAGCCGATATGACCCGCTTCAGCTTGCCGGTGTTGTTGCGCTACGAGGATAAAAACTCCATGGCCTTCTCCCGCGAAGCGCGCGTGCCGTTTCTCGATCATCGTTTGGTGGAGTATGTTGCCGCGCTGCCGCTCAATTTGAAATTGCGCGACGGCTGGACCAAATACTGCCTGCGGCGCGGTGCGCAAAACATCGTGCCGCGCCAAATTTTGCAGCGCAAAGACAAGCTCGGCTTTGCCACACCGGAAGATGAGTGGCTTCGTGGCGCGTTGAAAGATGAGGTGAACAATACATTTACCACAGCCTTTTTTTTGCCGGAGTTTATTAAACGATCAGAATTGCAAAATCAGTTCAATGCTTTCATAAGTGGCAAGCGGCCGCTTCTTTCCAGCGAATTCTTTTTTCGTTTTTATATTTTGGAAAAGTGGGCGAAAACTTTTTTTTCGTAG